Proteins encoded by one window of Streptomyces sp. ALI-76-A:
- the glgX gene encoding glycogen debranching protein GlgX: MTASPRRKGVSACSGHPYPLGAAHDGNGTNFALFSEVAERVELILVDDHGTHTSVPLTEADGFVWHGYLPGIGPGQRYGYRVHGPWQPSLGHRCNPAKLLLDPYATAVDGQIDNHASLFERAADGPSRSDSAGHTMLGVVTDPAFDWGDDQPLGRPYADSVIYEAHVRGLTRTHPDVPPELRGTYAGLAHPAVVEHLTKLGVTAIELMPVHQFVQDGVLTDRGLSNYWGYNTIGFFAPHNAYAAHGTRGQQVTEFKAMVKALHAAGLEVILDVVYNHTAEGNEKGPTLSFRGIDNASYYRLVDGDWGHYYDTTGTGNSLLMRHPYVLQLIMDSLRYWVTEMHVDGFRFDLAATLARQFHEVDRLSAFFDLIQQDPVISRVKLIAEPWDVGEGGYQVGNFPPLWSEWNGKYRDCVRDFWRGQPHTLGEFASRLTGSADLYQHSRRSPRASVNFVTAHDGFTLRDLVSYNDKHNEANGEGNRDGESVNRSWNCGTEGESDDPAVLEMRARQQRNFLATLLLSQGIPMLSHGDELGRTQRGNNNAYCQDNDVSWIDWRLTGRQRGLADFTRRLIGLRAAHPVLRRRRFFRGETVTHAGQPLPDLVWLLPDAREMTDEDWQRSDAHSVGVFLNGDAIAEPDPCGRPVVDDSFLLLFNGYWEPVDFRLPDVTYGERWTTLIDTAEPQGADESEHKADARVTVEARSLVLLSRPSRTARQDRGGARR; encoded by the coding sequence GTGACCGCGAGCCCGCGCCGGAAAGGGGTGTCCGCGTGCAGCGGGCACCCCTATCCATTGGGCGCCGCGCACGACGGGAACGGCACCAACTTCGCGCTGTTCAGCGAGGTCGCCGAACGGGTCGAACTGATCCTCGTCGACGACCACGGCACTCACACGAGCGTCCCGCTGACCGAGGCCGACGGCTTCGTGTGGCACGGCTATCTGCCCGGGATCGGACCGGGGCAGCGGTACGGCTACCGGGTGCACGGCCCCTGGCAGCCGTCGCTGGGCCATCGGTGCAACCCCGCCAAGCTCCTCCTCGACCCGTACGCCACGGCGGTGGACGGACAGATCGACAACCACGCCTCCCTCTTCGAGCGCGCGGCGGACGGCCCCTCCCGGTCCGACAGCGCCGGACACACGATGCTCGGCGTGGTCACCGACCCGGCCTTCGACTGGGGCGACGACCAGCCGCTCGGACGGCCGTACGCCGACAGTGTGATCTACGAGGCCCACGTCCGCGGACTCACCCGCACCCACCCCGACGTCCCGCCCGAGCTGCGCGGCACCTACGCCGGTCTCGCGCACCCGGCGGTCGTCGAGCACCTGACCAAGCTCGGCGTGACCGCGATCGAGCTGATGCCGGTCCACCAGTTCGTGCAGGACGGCGTGCTCACCGACCGCGGCCTGTCCAACTACTGGGGCTACAACACCATCGGCTTCTTCGCGCCGCACAACGCCTACGCCGCCCACGGCACCCGCGGCCAGCAGGTCACCGAGTTCAAGGCGATGGTGAAGGCGCTGCACGCGGCCGGGCTCGAGGTGATCCTGGACGTCGTCTACAACCACACCGCCGAGGGCAACGAGAAGGGCCCCACGCTCTCCTTCCGCGGCATCGACAACGCCTCCTACTACCGCCTGGTGGACGGCGACTGGGGGCACTACTACGACACCACCGGCACCGGCAACAGCCTGCTGATGCGGCACCCGTACGTGCTCCAGCTGATCATGGACTCGCTGCGGTACTGGGTCACCGAAATGCACGTCGACGGCTTCCGCTTCGACCTCGCGGCCACCCTCGCCCGGCAGTTCCACGAGGTGGACCGGCTCTCGGCGTTCTTCGACCTGATCCAGCAGGACCCGGTGATCAGCCGCGTCAAACTGATCGCCGAGCCGTGGGACGTGGGAGAGGGCGGCTACCAGGTGGGCAACTTCCCGCCCCTGTGGTCGGAGTGGAACGGCAAGTACCGCGACTGCGTGCGGGACTTCTGGCGCGGCCAGCCGCACACGCTCGGCGAGTTCGCCTCCCGGCTGACCGGTTCCGCGGACCTCTACCAGCACAGCAGGCGAAGCCCGCGCGCCAGCGTCAACTTCGTGACCGCGCACGACGGGTTCACCCTGCGCGACCTGGTCTCCTACAACGACAAGCACAACGAGGCCAACGGCGAGGGCAACCGGGACGGCGAGAGCGTCAACCGGTCCTGGAACTGCGGGACCGAGGGCGAGAGCGACGACCCGGCCGTCCTGGAGATGCGCGCCCGCCAGCAGCGCAACTTTCTGGCCACGCTGCTGCTCTCGCAGGGCATCCCGATGCTCAGCCACGGCGACGAACTGGGCCGCACCCAGCGCGGCAACAACAACGCCTACTGCCAGGACAACGACGTCTCCTGGATCGACTGGCGGCTGACCGGCCGGCAGCGCGGCCTCGCCGACTTCACCCGCCGCCTCATCGGCCTGCGCGCCGCCCATCCCGTGCTGCGCCGGCGCCGCTTCTTCCGCGGCGAGACCGTCACCCACGCGGGCCAGCCGCTGCCCGACCTGGTCTGGCTGCTGCCGGACGCGCGCGAGATGACGGACGAGGACTGGCAGCGCTCCGACGCCCACTCGGTCGGCGTCTTCCTCAACGGCGACGCGATCGCCGAACCCGACCCGTGCGGCCGGCCGGTCGTCGACGACTCGTTCCTGCTGCTGTTCAACGGCTACTGGGAACCGGTGGACTTCCGGCTGCCGGACGTCACCTACGGCGAACGCTGGACGACCCTGATCGACACCGCCGAACCGCAGGGCGCCGACGAGTCCGAGCACAAGGCGGACGCGCGGGTGACCGTCGAGGCACGCAGCCTGGTGCTGCTGTCGAGGCCCTCGCGCACCGCCCGGCAGGACCGCGGTGGCGCACGCCGGTAG